A single genomic interval of Camelina sativa cultivar DH55 chromosome 11, Cs, whole genome shotgun sequence harbors:
- the LOC104721807 gene encoding WAT1-related protein At4g30420-like produces MGKIEEYKPVMALTMIQVSYAGVTLSARATLVNGLSPRVFILYRQAFATIFIFPFLYFSRRKSEITISSLDLRSFSLIFLVSLIGLTVNQNLYLEGLYLTSSSMGSAVSNIIPAITFLISFLAGYEKVNLRDIRSLAKIAGTILCVAGAVSMTLLRGPKILNSESAIPLAQSLLGNILKDQNMWLVGCLFLFSSTLCWAFWLILQVPISSYYPDNLSLSAWMCLFGTIQCIRCTV; encoded by the exons ATGGGGAAGATAGAGGAGTACAAGCCTGTAATGGCGCTGACTATGATTCAAGTGAGTTATGCAGGAGTGACTCTTTCTGCAAGAGCTACTTTGGTTAATGGATTAAGCCCTCGGGTTTTTATCCTTTATAGGCAAGCCTTTGCAACCATTTTCATCTTCCCATTTCTCTATTTCTCCAg GAGAAAATCAGAGATAACTATTTCATCTTTGGATCTAAGgagtttttctttaatatttttggtctCGCTTATAGg CCTTACCGTCAATCAAAATCTGTACCTTGAAGGTCTTTACTTAACTTCATCGTCCATGGGAAGTGCCGTTAGTAACATCATTCCTGCAATCACTTTCCTAATTTCATTTCTCGCCGG ATACGAGAAAGTGAATCTCCGGGATATAAGAAGCTTAGCCAAGATTGCAGGGACGATCCTCTGTGTAGCAGGAGCGGTCTCCATGACTCTGCTTCGTGGACCAAAGATTCTCAACTCAGAATCAGCTATACCGCTAGCTCAATCGTTATTGGGAAATATTCTTAAAGACCAGAACAtgtggttggttggttgtttgttcttgttctctagCACTCTTTGCTGGGCCTTTTGGCTTATACTTCAG GTACCAATCTCTTCCTACTATCCAGATAACCTCTCTTTATCAGCATGGATGTGTTTATTCGGAACAATACAATGTATTCGCTGCACTGTTTAA
- the LOC104721808 gene encoding WAT1-related protein At4g30420 yields the protein MGKIEEYKPEMAMTMIQLCYAGVNLFARATLVNGLSPRVFILYRQAFATIFIFPFLYFSRRKSKIAIASLDLKSFSLIFVVSLIGVTVNQNLYLEGLYLTSSSMGSAVGNIIPAITFLISFLAGYEKLNLRDIRGLAKIAGTILCVAGAVSMTLLRGPKILNSESALPLAKSVLGNVLKDQNMWLVGCLFLFSSTLCWSFWLILQVPISTYYPDNLSLSAWMCLFGTMQCAVVTFFLEDSNAWILHSYSEFATCLYAGIGASALSFTVQAWAISKRGPVFSALFNPLCTVIVTILAALFFQEEIYTGSLIGGLGVIMGLYTVLWGKAKDVMMNQERIRDYDQNSEVKIHIEDSSKTAICNGDLKNPLLSKHKSTEEIQTHEQLK from the exons ATGGGGAAGATAGAGGAGTACAAGCCGGAAATGGCGATGACTATGATCCAACTGTGTTATGCAGGAGTGAATCTATTTGCTAGAGCTACTTTGGTTAACGGATTAAGCCCTCGGGTTTTTATCCTCTATAGGCAAGCCTTTGCAACCATTTTCATCTTCCCATTTCTCTACTTCTCCAG GAGAAAATCAAAGATAGCTATAGCGTCTTTGGATCTAAAGagcttttctttaatatttgtgGTCTCGCTTATAGG CGTTACAGTCAATCAAAATCTGTACCTTGAAGGTCTTTACTTAACTTCATCGTCCATGGGAAGTGCCGTTGGTAACATCATTCCTGCAATCACCTTCCTCATCTCATTTCTCGCCGG ATACGAGAAACTGAATCTCCGGGATATAAGAGGCTTAGCCAAGATTGCCGGGACGATCCTCTGTGTAGCAGGAGCGGTCTCCATGACTCTGCTTCGTGGACCAAAGATTCTCAACTCAGAATCAGCTTTACCGCTAGCTAAATCGGTATTGGGAAATGTTCTTAAAGACCAGAACATGTGGTTAGTTGGttgtttgttcttgttctctagCACTCTTTGCTGGTCTTTTTGGCTTATACTTCAG GTGCCAATCTCTACCTATTATCCAGATAACCTCTCTTTATCAGCGTGGATGTGTTTATTTGGAACAATGCAATGTGCGGTTGTCACTTTCTTCCTTGAGGACTCAAACGCTTGGATTCTTCATTCCTACTCCGAGTTTGCCACATGTCTCTATGCA GGAATCGGGGCGTCGGCACTTTCATTTACAGTCCAAGCTTGGGCTATATCAAAGAGAGGTCCGGTGTTCTCTGCCCTGTTTAATCCTCTCTGTACAGTCATTGTCACAATCTTGGCTGCTCTGTTCTTCCAAGAAGAGATTTACACTGGAAG CTTAATCGGAGGACTAGGGGTTATAATGGGACTTTACACTGTGTTATGGGGTAAAGCAAAAGATGTCATGATGAATCAAGAACGGATCAGAGACTATGATCAGAACTCAGAAGTGAAGATTCATATCGAAGATTCTTCAAAGACAGCAATCTGTAACGGAGATCTGAAGAATCCTCTTCTCTCCAAACACAAATCAACAGAAGAAATTCAAACACATGAACAACTAAAATAA
- the LOC104721810 gene encoding tetraspanin-9: protein MVRFTNTLVGILNFFVLLSSVPILITGIWLSANGSTQCERFLDKPMIALGAFLTIVAISGVVGSCCRVTWLFWFYLFVMFFLIITVLCFTIFAFVVTSKGSGETIPGKAYKEYRLEVYSNWLQKRVNNAKHWSNIRSCVYESKICSRFSDSEPVSAFYKEHLTSLQSGCCKPSNDCNFTYISPTTWNKTSETNKNSDCQLWDSQKEKLCYDCQSCKAGFIDNLNYSWKRTATVNIVFLIMLIVVYGMGCCAFRNNKREERYARPSGFNNP, encoded by the exons atggtaCGTTTTACGAACACCCTCGTAGGAATACTCAACTTCTTCGTCCTCCTCTCCTCGGTTCCCATACTCATAACCGGAATCTGGCTCAGCGCTAACGGCTCGACGCAATGCGAGCGGTTCCTCGACAAACCCATGATCGCTCTCGGCGCTTTCCTCACGATAGTTGCAATCTCTGGAGTCGTGGGATCTTGCTGCAGAGTGACGTGGCTCTTCTGGTTCTATCTCTTTGTGatgttcttcttgatcatcactgttCTCTGTTTCACCATCTTTGCCTTTGTCGTCACTAGCAAAGGCTCCGGCGAAACTATCCCTGGAAAGGCCTATAAAGAGTATAGGCTTGAGGTTTACTCTAATTGGTTGCAGAAGCGTGTCAACAACGCTAAACACTGGAGCAACATTAGAAGCTGTGTTTACGAGAGCAAGATCTGTTCTCGCTTCTCTGATAGTGAGCCTGTTTCTGCTTTCTACAAAGAACATCTCACTTCTCTTCAG tCTGGTTGCTGCAAGCCTTCTAATGATTGTAACTTCACCTACATAAGCCCAACGACTTGGAACAAAACGTCAGAGACAAATAAAAACTCAGATTGTCAACTTTGGGACAGCCAGAAAGAGAAGCTATGCTACGATTGCCAATCCTGCAAGGCCGGTTTCATAGACAACCTTAACTACTCATGGAAAAGAACTGCGACTGTCAACATTGTCTTCCTTATAATGCTCATTGTAGTCTACGGTATGGGATGTTGCGCCTTCCGGAACAACAAACGAGAAGAGCGTTATGCCCGTCCCAGTGGTTTCAACAATCCTTGA